In the Arachis ipaensis cultivar K30076 chromosome B10, Araip1.1, whole genome shotgun sequence genome, one interval contains:
- the LOC107620647 gene encoding uncharacterized protein LOC107620647 has translation MNVVTVSPKRHDQLRVTQANNVANLIANDEIVTGSGLNQIGTLRRAGNTRWGSYLNSIRSLLCMFDATCEVLEKGTEEVEVPDMNALHIPRRDRTRKIVDQISVEHHYRVNIFLAVIDTQLQELNRRYNDNMVELLTLSSTLDPRDNYKFFDVNKVCELVEGFYPGDFSDQENFHNRMQAQHYELDVPNHIELTNLCTISDLCQGLTKIGKSLTYPLIDRLIRFVLTLPVLTATTERSFSAVNIVQNRLKNKMEDEFLANCLLIYIEKKIAERFDTDSIINEFYDMKNQRVPFR, from the exons ATGAATGTTGTGACTGTTTCTCCTAAACGTCATGATCAGTTAAGGGTTACTCAAGCAAATAATGTCGCAAACTTAATTGCCAATGATGAAATTGTGACAGGTAGTGGACTTAATCAAATTGGTACTTTGCGAAGAGCTGGAAATACTAGATGGGGGTCTTATTTGAATTCTATACGTAGCTTGCTATGCATGTTTGATGCTACTTGTGAAGTTCTTGAAAAAGGCACCGAAGAAG TTGAAGTTCCTGATATGAATGCATTGCATATTCCTAGAAGAGACCGAACTCGCAAAATTGTTGACCAAATTTCAGTGGAGCATCATTACCGTGTTAATATATTTCTGGCTGTAATTGATACACAATTGCAGGAGCTTAATCGAAGATACAATGATAATATGGTGGAATTGCTTACTTTAAGTTCAACTTTAGATCCCAGAGATAATTATAAGTTTTTCGATGTCAACAAAGTATGTGAATTAGTAGAAGGATTTTATCCAGGTGACTTCAGTGACCAAGAAAATTTTCACAATAGAATGCAAGCTCAACATTATGAACTCGATGTTCCTAATCATATTGAATTAACTAACTTGTGCACAATTTCGGATTTATGTCAAGGATTAACGAAGATAGGAAAGTCTTTAACATATCCTTTGATTGATCGTTTGATTCGCTTCGTATTAACTCTCCCTGTTTTAACTGCTACAACTGAGAGATCTTTTTCAGCTGTGAATATTGTGCAGAATAGACTCAAAAACAAAATGGAAgatgaatttcttgctaattgtcttttgaTTTACATTGAGAAGAAGATTGCTGAAAGATTTGACACAGATTCTATTatcaatgaattttatgatatgaagAATCAACGTGTACCATTTCGTTAG